A region from the Kribbella shirazensis genome encodes:
- a CDS encoding DUF1579 family protein, whose product MTTTLALPPQHVEQMARLARFHRNVRWTGTIQPGSYGPGSPALTTIGEARYRTIQNGLWILGEHEQDVYLTDGTFVRHTQLHWIAGWDPETGEYQASTADSEGHFTFLTGHIAGRLLTFDSIGHPRLRTRLFWHVADAETMTWRTEVSVEGGPYELVERNVCTTL is encoded by the coding sequence ATGACAACCACACTCGCGCTCCCGCCGCAGCACGTCGAACAGATGGCCCGGCTGGCCCGCTTCCACCGCAACGTCCGCTGGACCGGCACCATTCAGCCTGGTAGCTACGGCCCCGGCAGCCCCGCCTTGACCACCATCGGAGAAGCCCGCTATCGCACCATCCAGAACGGCCTCTGGATCCTCGGCGAGCACGAGCAGGACGTGTACCTCACCGACGGGACGTTCGTCCGTCACACGCAACTGCACTGGATCGCCGGTTGGGATCCCGAGACCGGCGAATACCAGGCCTCGACCGCGGACAGCGAAGGCCACTTCACCTTCCTGACCGGCCACATCGCCGGCAGGCTACTCACCTTCGACAGCATCGGCCACCCACGCCTCCGCACCCGCCTCTTCTGGCACGTCGCCGACGCCGAGACGATGACCTGGCGCACCGAGGTCTCAGTCGAAGGCGGCCCCTACGAACTGGTCGAACGCAACGTTTGCACGACTCTCTGA